The Paenibacillus mucilaginosus 3016 genome includes the window AGGCGCAGTAGTGCTGCTATTGGGAGGGGCCTGCGGCTCAGAATACGGGAGCTTCGACGGACAGGAACTCCGCCAGCGAGACCGGCCTGCGGCCTGTGATCCTCTCCACGGTGTCCGTTACCCGGCTCTCCGTCCCGCGGTCGCGGATGCCCTCATCGAGGCCGGCCATGAACGCCGCGTAATCCTCAGGCATGCCGAGCGCCATCCACTGCTGCTGCAGCTCCCGTGGGCTTACGGAGACATGCCGCACTTCCCGTCCTGCCGTACGGCTCAGAATCTCCGCCGCCTCGCCGTAGGTCAGTGCCTCGGGCCCCGTGATGACGTGAGCCGTATTATGCGGTACGGAGTCGGTGAGTGCGCGTACAGCGACTTCCGCGATGTCGTCCGCATTCACGAAAGCCACCCGGCCTTCCCCGGCTGCGGTCACCAGATCCCCGCCCTGCCGGACCGCCGCCCCATGGGGGCCTTCCGTGAAGTTCTGCATGAAGTAGGACGGCTGCAGCACCGCCCACTCGGGCGCCTGCTCCCGAAGGTACCGGTGAACCTCCCCGAATACCGGCCCTCCCTCGGGCACCGAAGCGCTGCTGAGGAGCACGGCCCGGCGTACACCGGCTTTCCAGGCCTTCTCAAGGAACGGGATCATGATCTTCGCCGGCTCCATCACCATCAGGGGCCCGACGAGGTACACGGCGCTCACCCCTTCAAGGGCCGCTTCATGCGTGCTCTCCTCATTCCAGTCGAACACGACATGCTCTCCCTCGTGTCCTGCAGCCGCTGCACGGTTTCTGCCCGCCGTACGGACGGGGTATCCCATCTCCCTCAGTCGGCTCGCTGTCCGGCTTCCTGTCTTGCCTGCTGCTCCCGTTACGAGAATCATTACGCTTCCCCTCCTTCCAGTGCTTCCAGGGCGGCAAGCGGATTCCAGTAATCTTTATAATGGATGATCCGGCCGTCCTTCAGCTCGATGACCGAGATGTAGCTCTGCACATAAGACTTCCCGGTCTGCACGCTCTCCCCCCGGCAGCCGAATTCCACCACTCCGCGGTCCGGATCGGAAGAAGGATAAAACACCGGTTCGGTAAACTCATGGATGACGAGAAGCTCCGGGAAGTGACGAATGTAGTCCTGAATCGCGGCCTTTCCGTCGAGCCTCTGGATCATGGAAGCCGGTGCATAAGGAAATTCGAACACGGCCTCCTCATGAAAGAGCTCCGCCCACCTGCCGGTGTCCCCCTCGAGCAGCGACTCCATAAATTCCCTCATGATCTCCTTCATTGCTCCCTCGGTTCCCTGTACTTGCATAATATCCTTACCCGTCATGTTCATCCATT containing:
- a CDS encoding NAD(P)H-binding protein, which translates into the protein MILVTGAAGKTGSRTASRLREMGYPVRTAGRNRAAAAGHEGEHVVFDWNEESTHEAALEGVSAVYLVGPLMVMEPAKIMIPFLEKAWKAGVRRAVLLSSASVPEGGPVFGEVHRYLREQAPEWAVLQPSYFMQNFTEGPHGAAVRQGGDLVTAAGEGRVAFVNADDIAEVAVRALTDSVPHNTAHVITGPEALTYGEAAEILSRTAGREVRHVSVSPRELQQQWMALGMPEDYAAFMAGLDEGIRDRGTESRVTDTVERITGRRPVSLAEFLSVEAPVF
- a CDS encoding nuclear transport factor 2 family protein — translated: MNMTGKDIMQVQGTEGAMKEIMREFMESLLEGDTGRWAELFHEEAVFEFPYAPASMIQRLDGKAAIQDYIRHFPELLVIHEFTEPVFYPSSDPDRGVVEFGCRGESVQTGKSYVQSYISVIELKDGRIIHYKDYWNPLAALEALEGGEA